The DNA region TGTCGCGCAGATGGGCCGCGgacttgccgccgccgcgcccgccgtacgacacgatggcggcgggcttcgcGGCCCACTCGTGGAACAAGTAGTCGAGGGCGTTCTTCAGCGACGCGGGGACGCTCCAGTTGTACTGCGGCGTGACGAATATGAAGGCGTCGTACTGGCGCGCAACCGCAGACCAGCGCCGCGTGTGCTTGTGGGCGTAGTGAGGGGTTGGGTCGTCGGTGGGGAGGTGGGAGGGGATCGCGGGCTCGTCGTACAGCGGCagggccagctcggcgacgtcgacggtgccgagggcgacagATATGGGCAGCAAGGGACGGATTCTGCGCTCGACG from Purpureocillium takamizusanense chromosome 3, complete sequence includes:
- a CDS encoding uncharacterized protein (COG:S~EggNog:ENOG503P2SR), translating into MAAQTIALVICSTRSPRLNPFIVQHVERRIRPLLPISVALGTVDVAELALPLYDEPAIPSHLPTDDPTPHYAHKHTRRWSAVARQYDAFIFVTPQYNWSVPASLKNALDYLFHEWAAKPAAIVSYGGRGGGKSAAHLRDILHGLRMKPVEAAPALTTSGTTLTHCLESGSLGEVDVRRWAEAGVEEQLEAMTAELLQALSPNLRS